The following coding sequences lie in one Zingiber officinale cultivar Zhangliang chromosome 2B, Zo_v1.1, whole genome shotgun sequence genomic window:
- the LOC122046027 gene encoding probable beta-D-xylosidase 7 — translation MRTHATSFHHAFIIFFLHPRLRYLFLLLLVQALAISVAQTPPFSCDPSNPSTRTLTFCDEALPIDKRVDDLIMRMSLEEKVPQLGDVAAAIPRLGVPSYKWWSEALHGVSSWGRGIHFNATVRAATNFPQVILTAAAFNPQLWYKIGQAIGNEARAIYNVGQAEGLTFWSPNVNIFRDPRWGRGQETPGEDPTTASKYAVAFVRGLQGDAFRGDKSPRLKASACCKHYTAYDMDNWKGNVRYTFDARVTAQDMEDTYQPPFRSCVKEGGASCVMCSYNKVNGVPTCADYNLLTKTARGSWGFDGYIASDCDSVALIYGAHGYAKSPEEAVADVLKAGMDMNCGDYVQKYAASAVQKQLLSEADIDRALRNLFSLRMRLGLFNGDPQSQPSGSISASQVCSKEHRDLALEAARDSIVLLKNRANLLPLSKSKVRSLGVIGPNANIGYKLLGNYGGPPCEVITPLGALQSYVSDTRYVAGCATTACSTTSSKNEAVQLARSVDYVVMIMGLDQDLESEGLDRVDLLLPGMQQTLIRSVARAAKRPIVLVLLCGGPVDITFAKVDKRIGGILWAGYPGEAGGLAISHIIFGDHNPGGRLPVTWYPQNFTRVPMTDMRMRADPASGYPGRTYRFYTGKPVYRFGFGLSYSNYSYHFHAKSRTSIYLNNSISLRTSTTSGIPIHDIKSLGSSTCRSLEFSATVSVTNHSPMAGKHPVLLYSRWPSVEHGRPARQLIGFKSLHLEGGEQRNVVFPLRPCKHLSRAKSDGTKVLDKGSHFLIVGEQEHEVSISY, via the exons ATGAGAACTCACGCGACTTCATTTCATCACGCTTTCATAATTTTCTTCCTCCATCCTCGGCTCCGATATCTCTTTCTACTACTACTCGTGCAAGCGCTCGCAATCTCAGTAGCACAGACTCCTCCTTTCTCATGCGATCCTTCTAACCCATCAACCCGAACCTTGACATTTTGCGATGAGGCATTGCCCATCGACAAGAGAGTGGACGACTTGATCATGAGGATGAGCTTGGAGGAGAAGGTTCCTCAGCTGGGGGATGTGGCGGCCGCCATCCCAAGGCTCGGCGTGCCGAGCTACAAGTGGTGGTCGGAGGCGTTACACGGAGTGTCGAGTTGGGGGCGTGGCATCCACTTCAATGCCACCGTTAGGGCAGCCACCAACTTCCCTCAAGTCATCCTCACTGCTGCCGCCTTCAACCCTCAGCTCTGGTATAAGATTGGCCAG GCTATTGGGAATGAAGCTCGTGCAATTTACAACGTTGGGCAAGCCGAGGGGCTCACGTTTTGGTCGCCCAACGTGAACATATTCCGGGATCCAAGATGGGGCCGAGGGCAAGAGACCCCCGGCGAGGACCCCACGACGGCGAGCAAGTATGCCGTCGCCTTCGTAAGAGGCCTCCAAGGCGACGCCTTCAGAGGCGACAAGTCTCCACGGCTCAAGGCCTCCGCTTGCTGCAAACACTACACGGCCTACGACATGGACAACTGGAAGGGGAATGTGAGATACACATTTGATGCCAGG GTAACAGCTCAAGACATGGAAGATACTTACCAGCCTCCTTTCAGAAGCTGCGTGAAGGAAGGTGGTGCGAGCTGTGTCATGTGCTCATACAATAAAGTTAACGGAGTGCCGACTTGTGCCGATTACAATCTTCTCACCAAAACTGCAAGAGGTTCATGGGGTTTCGACGG GTACATTGCCTCGGACTGTGACTCAGTCGCTCTCATTTATGGCGCCCATGGCTATGCCAAGTCGCCTGAAGAAGCAGTCGCAGATGTTCTCAAAGCCG GAATGGACATGAACTGCGGCGACTACGTGCAGAAATATGCTGCGTCTGCAGTCCAAAAGCAACTGCTTTCTGAGGCGGACATTGACAGGGCCCTGCGCAACCTCTTCTCTTTGAGGATGAGGCTCGGCCTCTTCAATGGCGATCCGCAGTCTCAACCTTCTGGGAGCATCTCGGCCAGCCAAGTCTGCTCGAAAGAGCACCGGGATTTGGCACTAGAAGCGGCTCGAGACAGCATCGTCCTCCTCAAGAACAGAGCCAATCTCCTGCCTCTTTCCAAGTCCAAAGTCAGATCGCTCGGTGTGATTGGTCCCAACGCCAATATCGGATATAAACTGCTGGGTAACTATGGCGGGCCTCCTTGCGAAGTCATCACTCCGctcggagcactacagagctacgTGAGTGATACTAGGTATGTGGCAGGGTGCGCCACCACTGCATGCAGCACTACCAGCTCCAAAAACGAAGCTGTGCAGTTAGCAAGGTCAGTCGATTACGTGGTCATGATCATGGGGCTGGATCAGGATCTGGAGAGCGAGGGCCTCGACAGGGTAGACCTCCTGCTCCCCGGCATGCAGCAAACCCTCATAAGAAGCGTCGCGAGAGCCGCAAAGAGACCCATCGTCCTGGTGTTGCTGTGCGGCGGCCCTGTCGACATCACGTTtgcaaaggttgataagaggattgGAGGCATCTTGTGGGCTGGTTATCCTGGGGAAGCAGGTGGATTAGCAATCTCACACATAATTTTTGGCGATCATAATCCAG GGGGGAGACTACCTGTTACTTGGTATCCGCAGAACTTCACCAGAGTGCCGATGACAGACATGAGAATGAGAGCAGATCCGGCCTCTGGATACCCCGGCCGCACCTACCGGTTCTACACTGGAAAACCTGTTTACAGATTTGGCTTTGGCCTCAGCTACTCCAACTACTCCTACCACTTCCATGCCAAATCTAGGACTTCAATCTACCTGAACAACTCAATCTCTCTTCGCACCTCAACGACATCAGGCATTCCTATACATGACATCAAAAGTTTAGGCTCCAGCACATGCAGAAGCCTGGAGTTCTCAGCTACAGTCAGCGTTACGAACCACAGTCCCATGGCAGGTAAGCATCCAGTTCTGCTCTACTCTCGCTGGCCGAGCGTCGAGCATGGAAGGCCGGCGAGGCAATTAATAGGTTTCAAGAGCTTGCACTTGGAGGGCGGGGAGCAAAGGAATGTGGTGTTCCCTTTGAGACCCTGCAAGCACCTCAGCAGAGCCAAGAGTGATGGAACAAAGGTACTGGACAAAGGATCTCACTTCCTGATTGTAGGAGAACAGGAGCATGAAGTTAGCATCAGTTATTAA
- the LOC122046028 gene encoding metallophosphoesterase 1-like — translation MSFLKPLLPLLLAIALVAVEYMISEPSCVVSGRVGESERHSDDLKVIMVADLLLPGSDAGYTDTFFRDPFKSKFFRKSLEKFRPDMLLVLGDVSARGWELTESKWRTVIQQFYKLLGPFMGLPLHIALGDRDIGECSELDEQFASQIVSSLPSLGLSGCSSFEMGNVSFVSLNSVALLCGTNDLRFRVEKVIERESIVFRNRAKETEILGKPSFRQERSNNFQWRDNKMESGSGPVLLLHFPLHRKKRSILEVADVNQGICKHTDGDLRRIKDSKFKDMGPYALQKTFPVNETEYVLQALKPRIVFSAHSQKFCDHTHSDGTREVTVPAMTWTSGQKPGLVFVNFGHNKEVSVSHCSFVSERHVILLYLCVFMLSISVVFIARCLNLVK, via the exons ATGTCGTTTCTGAAGCCACTGCTGCCGCTTCTCTTGGCCATCGCCCTCGTCGCGGTGGAATACATGATCTCGGAGCCTTCCTGCGTTGTGTCCGGACGAGTAGGAGAGTCCGAGAGACACTCGGATGATCTGAAGGTTATAATGGTGGCGGACCTTCTGTTGCCGGGATCCGACGCCGGCTACACAGACACCTTCTTTAGGGATCCCTTCAAATCCAAGTTTTTTCGG AAATCCTTGGAGAAGTTCAGACCCGACATGCTTCTTGTGCTAGGTGACGTATCTGCGAGAGGATGGGAACTGACAGAGAGCAAGTGGCGAACAGTTATACAGCAGTTTTATAAGCTTCTGGGTCCATTCATGGGGCTTCCTCTTCATATAGCTTTGGGGGACAGAGATATTGGGGAGTGCAGTGAGTTGGATGAACAATTTGCCAGTCAAATTGTGAGCAGCTTACCTAGCTTAGGATTATCTGGTTGCAGCTCATTCGAAATGGGTAATGTCAGTTTTGTTTCCCTTAATTCTGTTGCATTGCTCTGCGGCACCAATGATTTGCGCTTTAGAGTAGAGAAGGTCATTGAGAGAGAGAGCATTGTTTTTAGAAATCGAGCAAAAGAAACAGAAATATTAGGAAAACCCAGCTTTAGGCAAGAAAGGTCCAATAACTTTCAGTGGAGAGATAACAAGATGGAGTCTGGTTCTGGTCCTGTTCTGTTACTTCACTTTCCACTTCACAGGAAAAAGAGAAGCATTTTGGAGGTGGCTGATGTAAATCAAGGAATTTGCAAACACACAGATGGTGATTTAAGAAGGATAAAAGACAG taAATTCAAGGATATGGGGCCATATGCCCTGCAGAAGACTTTCCCCGTCAATGAAACTGAGTACGTCCTTCAGGCACTCAAGCCCAG GATCGTATTCAGTGCTCATTCCCAAAAATTCTGTGATCACACACACAGTGATGGTACACGAGAGGTAACTGTACCTGCAATGACATGGACTAGTGGTCAAAAGCCCGGGCTTGTATTTGTTAATTTTGGACACAACAAAGAAGTGAGCGTGAGTCATTGCTCTTTTGTTTCCGAACGGCATGTAATACTGTTGTATTTATGTGTCTTTATGCTTTCTATTTCAGTTGTTTTTATTGCTAGATGCTTAAAtcttgtaaaatag
- the LOC122046029 gene encoding 2,3-bisphosphoglycerate-dependent phosphoglycerate mutase 1-like, translating into MASAATCLHATSSIQAQGSKHVFPLQMVSKGFSLDMQLRAKRKNFPASLKLHAVHASSSHSSIADPIEVPSNNNSGDSEKKSTEASLILIRHGESLWNEKNLFTGCVDVPLTKKGVEEAIQAGKRISNIPIDMIYTSSLIRAQMTAMLAISEHRRKKVPIIIHNENEQAQKWSQIYSEETKKQSIPVITAWQLNERMYGELQGLNKQETAELFGKEKVHEWRRSYDVPPPNGESLEMCAERAVAYFRDQIVPQLLAGKNVMIAAHGNSLRSIIMYLDKLTSQEVIDLELSTGIPMLYIFKNGMFVRRGSPIPPSEAGVYAYTRRLALYRQKLDKLDEMFE; encoded by the exons ATGGCTTCAGCAGCAACATGTCTTCATGCAACCAGTTCCATCCAAGCTCAGGGATCCAAGCATGTCTTTCCACTGCAAATGGTTTCTAAGGGCTTTAGCCTTGACATGCAGCTCCGTGCAAAAAGAAAAAACTTTCCTGCAAGCTTGAAATTGCATGCGGTCCATGCGTCAAGCTCACATTCCTCCATTGCTGATCCGATTGAAGTACCATCAAACAACAATTCTGGCGATTCTGAGAAAAAATCAA CGGAAGCTTCACTAATCCTGATAAGACATGGAGAGTCTTTGTGGAATGAGAAAAACCTCTTTACTGGCTGTGTTGATGTACCATTGACTAAAAAGGGTGTGGAGGAGGCAATTCAAGCCGGTAAAAGAATAAGCAATATACCAATTGACATGATCTATACTTCTTCACTTATACGTGCCCAAATGACTGCTATGCTTGCGATATCAGAACATCGCCGCAAAAAG GTGCCAATCATCATTCACAACGAGAATGAACAGGCCCAGAAATGGAGTCAGATATACAGCGAAGAGACCAAAAAGCAGTCCATCCCTGTGATAACAGCTTGGCAACTAAATGAAAGAAT GTATGGTGAGTTACAAGGTCTCAACAAACAAGAAACAGCTGAGTTATTTGGAAAAGAGAAGGTTCATGAGTGGCGTCGTAGCTATGATGTTCCTCCCCCAAATGGTGAGAGCTTGGAGATGTGTGCTGAAAGAGCTGTGGCTTATTTTAGAGATCAA aTTGTACCTCAACTCTTGGCTGGGAAGAATGTGATGATTGCTGCACATGGAAACTCGCTCAGGTCCATCATTATGTACCTGGACAAATTGACTTCTCAAGAG GTCATCGACCTTGAACTGTCAACTGGCATTCCTATGCTTTACATATTCAAGAATGGGATGTTTGTTCGGAGAGGCAGCCCAATTCCTCCTTCTGAAGCTGGTGTTTATGCTTATACCAGA AGGCTGGCTCTTTACAGGCAGAAGCTAGACAAGCTCGATGAAATGTTTGAATAA
- the LOC122049233 gene encoding heavy metal-associated isoprenylated plant protein 23-like, producing MEGALNYFSSLLGGHSDHRRKRQFQTVELKVRMDCEGCELKVRNALSRMRGVQSVDINRKQYKVTVVGYIEPHKVLKRIQSTGKKAEIWPYVPYNLVVHPYTAQTYDKRAPAGHVKNAEVITISNQVVRPEDKLSIMFSDDNPNACSVM from the exons ATGGAAGGAGCACTGAACTACTTCTCCAGCTTGTTGGGTGGGCACAGCGACCACAGGAGGAAGAGGCAGTTCCAGACTGTGGAGCTCAAGGTCAGGATGGATTGCGAAGGCTGCGAACTCAAAGTTCGAAATGCACTCTCTCGCATGAGAG GAGTTCAATCTGTGGACATCAATAGAAAACAATATAAGGTAACCGTGGTAGGGTACATCGAGCCGCATAAGGTATTGAAGAGGATTCAGTCGACCGGAAAAAAGGCTGAAATATGGCCTTACGTGCCCTACAACTTGGTGGTTCACCCTTACACTGCCCAAACTTATGATAAGAGGGCACCAGCAGGGCATGTGAAGAATGCAGAAGTGATCACAATCTCTAACCAAGTGGTGAGGCCGGAGGACAAGCTTTCCATCATGTTTAGCGACGACAACCCTAATGCTTGCTCTGTTATGTAA